Proteins encoded by one window of Tunturibacter psychrotolerans:
- a CDS encoding acetyl-CoA carboxylase biotin carboxylase subunit — MLIANRGEIALRVIRACREGGVATVAVYSDADRGALHVLQADEAYRLGPAPAAESYLRGHLILDVARRTGADAIHPGYGFLSENAEFAEACAAAGVTFIGPPGSAMRVLGSKTRARQAADAAGMPRVPGSVTGLADVAEAVRVAVGIGYPVMLKAAAGGGGKGMRAVSRAEDLAAAFTAASSEAERSFGSGEVYLEKLIERPRHIEIQLMADEHGSCVYLGERECSVQRRHQKVIEEAPSAVVGEDLRRRMGEAAVRLALSAGYVNAGTVEFLVDDKENFYFLEMNTRLQVEHPVTEMVTGLDLVHLQLRVAMGEPLPLTQEDVRLRGHAIECRIYAEDPENQFFPSPGLITRLIQPSGPGIREDCAVYEGWNVPLDYDPMLSKLVAFGETREQAIDRMVRALGEYVIGGIKTNIGLFRRILMDADFRAARIDTGYLERLLAEPDAPVREDVPEDVVALAAALFAASARRETAAVADLSEESRWAVAGRREGLRL, encoded by the coding sequence GTGCTGATTGCGAACCGCGGGGAGATTGCGCTGCGGGTAATTCGCGCGTGCCGGGAGGGGGGGGTGGCCACGGTCGCGGTCTACTCGGATGCCGACCGGGGGGCACTGCATGTGCTTCAGGCGGATGAGGCATACCGGTTGGGTCCGGCACCGGCGGCTGAGAGCTACCTGCGGGGGCATCTGATACTGGATGTGGCGCGGCGGACGGGGGCCGATGCAATTCACCCTGGGTATGGGTTCCTGTCGGAGAATGCGGAGTTCGCGGAGGCCTGTGCCGCGGCGGGAGTGACGTTCATTGGGCCTCCGGGAAGCGCTATGCGGGTGCTGGGGTCGAAGACGAGGGCGCGGCAGGCGGCGGATGCGGCGGGGATGCCTCGTGTTCCGGGGAGCGTGACTGGGCTGGCGGATGTGGCGGAGGCGGTGCGCGTGGCCGTCGGGATTGGGTATCCGGTGATGCTGAAGGCGGCGGCCGGCGGCGGTGGGAAGGGGATGCGGGCGGTGTCGCGGGCAGAGGATCTGGCGGCGGCGTTTACGGCGGCCAGTAGTGAGGCAGAGCGGAGTTTTGGGTCGGGTGAGGTTTACCTGGAGAAGCTGATCGAGCGGCCGCGGCATATCGAGATCCAGTTGATGGCGGATGAGCATGGGAGCTGCGTGTATCTGGGCGAGCGGGAGTGCTCGGTGCAGCGGCGGCATCAGAAGGTGATCGAAGAGGCTCCTTCCGCTGTTGTAGGAGAGGATCTGCGGCGGAGGATGGGCGAGGCTGCGGTTCGGCTGGCGCTTTCGGCTGGGTATGTGAACGCGGGGACCGTCGAGTTCCTGGTGGACGACAAGGAGAACTTCTACTTCCTGGAGATGAATACGCGGCTGCAGGTGGAGCATCCTGTGACCGAGATGGTGACTGGATTGGATCTGGTGCATCTGCAGCTTCGCGTGGCGATGGGCGAGCCGTTGCCGCTGACGCAGGAGGATGTGCGGCTGCGCGGGCATGCGATTGAGTGCAGGATCTATGCGGAGGATCCTGAGAACCAATTTTTCCCGTCGCCGGGGTTGATTACGCGGTTGATTCAGCCGAGCGGGCCGGGGATTCGGGAGGATTGTGCGGTGTATGAGGGGTGGAATGTGCCGCTCGACTACGACCCAATGCTGTCGAAGCTGGTGGCGTTCGGGGAGACGCGGGAGCAGGCCATCGACCGGATGGTGCGGGCACTCGGTGAGTATGTGATCGGCGGAATCAAGACCAATATCGGGCTGTTCCGGCGGATTTTGATGGATGCGGATTTTCGTGCGGCCCGTATCGATACGGGATATCTGGAGAGGTTGCTGGCTGAACCGGATGCCCCGGTGCGTGAGGATGTACCTGAGGACGTGGTGGCGCTTGCAGCGGCGTTGTTTGCGGCGTCAGCGCGGCGGGAGACGGCGGCGGTGGCTGATTTGTCCGAGGAGAGCCGATGGGCTGTGGCGGGGCGGCGGGAGGGGTTGCGTCTGTGA
- a CDS encoding ABC transporter ATP-binding protein, whose translation MSEPPIIEVRGLTKTYQVGEVAVHALRGVDLEIRKGEFVAIIGASGSGKSTLFHILGGLTPMTSGTVWLNGRDFAGMTNAERTELRKTTVGFVFQKYNLLPTLSAEDNIRIVQYIAGRDAAFDPGFQEILGLLGIADRMKHKPRALSGGQQQRVAIARGIVNSPAILLADEPTGNLDSENSAAVLKLLKDLNRRLGQTILMITHDADAASYADRIVKMKDGRIVGHFALRFV comes from the coding sequence ATGAGTGAGCCGCCGATAATCGAAGTTCGAGGTCTGACGAAGACGTACCAGGTAGGCGAGGTTGCCGTGCATGCGCTGCGTGGCGTCGATCTGGAGATACGGAAGGGCGAGTTCGTTGCGATTATCGGCGCCTCAGGCTCGGGTAAGTCGACGCTATTTCATATTCTCGGCGGTCTGACGCCGATGACATCCGGCACTGTGTGGCTTAATGGCCGCGATTTTGCGGGAATGACGAATGCCGAGCGGACGGAGCTTCGCAAGACCACCGTAGGGTTCGTATTTCAGAAGTACAACCTGCTGCCGACACTCTCTGCCGAAGACAATATCCGAATTGTGCAGTACATTGCCGGCCGGGATGCGGCGTTCGACCCCGGGTTTCAAGAGATTCTCGGCCTGCTCGGGATCGCTGACAGAATGAAGCACAAACCTCGTGCGCTCTCCGGGGGGCAGCAACAAAGGGTAGCGATTGCACGGGGAATCGTGAACTCACCCGCGATTCTGCTGGCTGACGAGCCTACTGGCAATCTGGACAGCGAAAATTCGGCGGCGGTTCTGAAGCTGCTAAAAGACCTGAATCGCCGTCTGGGACAGACGATTTTGATGATTACACATGATGCAGACGCCGCTTCCTATGCGGATAGGATCGTCAAAATGAAGGATGGGCGTATAGTAGGCCACTTTGCATTACGTTTCGTCTAG
- a CDS encoding ABC transporter permease — MLNKLIFANLGHRPVRTLLSVLAIAVEVTMILTLVGVSHGTLDQSAQRARGVGADVWFRPPGSSAIGLSSAPMSDKIPALLMKEPHVTFAMGTMVQPLSGFDAMTGLDLDDFRKLNGGFRYLKGGPLVNDDDVIVDEYYAQQKKLHIGDTLNLVNHDWKLVGITESGKLSRICVKLQMLQTLTGNPGHLSQIFIKVDNPNNAQAVVDALRVKYHGYQIYTMEEFTSMLSISNVGMLKSFIGVVIGVAVIVGFIVVFMAMYTAVLERTREIGILKAVGGSSGLILNILFRETLLLALLGSVVGIVLTYGTQWLMKHAVPASLVQETVYDWWPIATGIAVVGALLGAIVPGVKAVKQDVTEALSYE; from the coding sequence TTGCTCAATAAACTTATCTTCGCCAATCTTGGTCACAGGCCGGTCCGAACCCTGCTGAGCGTGCTTGCTATCGCCGTCGAGGTGACGATGATCCTGACGTTGGTCGGGGTCAGCCATGGCACGCTCGACCAATCCGCGCAGAGAGCACGTGGCGTAGGTGCCGATGTCTGGTTTCGACCGCCGGGATCTTCGGCGATAGGCCTGAGCTCCGCCCCCATGAGCGATAAGATTCCTGCGTTGCTGATGAAGGAGCCACACGTCACCTTTGCGATGGGGACGATGGTTCAACCCTTGTCCGGGTTCGATGCAATGACGGGGCTCGATCTGGACGATTTTCGAAAGCTCAACGGAGGATTCCGTTACCTGAAGGGCGGTCCGCTGGTCAACGATGACGACGTGATTGTGGATGAGTACTACGCCCAGCAGAAAAAACTTCATATCGGTGACACTCTGAATCTGGTAAATCACGATTGGAAGCTGGTTGGAATCACTGAGTCAGGGAAGCTTTCGCGCATCTGCGTGAAGCTACAGATGCTGCAAACACTAACTGGAAATCCTGGCCACCTCAGTCAGATATTTATCAAAGTGGACAACCCAAACAACGCGCAGGCGGTGGTCGATGCGCTGCGGGTCAAGTATCACGGGTACCAGATTTATACGATGGAAGAGTTCACGTCGATGCTCTCTATCAGCAACGTTGGAATGCTGAAGAGCTTTATCGGGGTCGTGATTGGAGTTGCGGTGATCGTCGGCTTCATCGTGGTGTTTATGGCGATGTACACGGCAGTGCTGGAGCGAACGAGGGAGATTGGGATTTTGAAGGCAGTGGGTGGGTCTTCAGGGCTCATCTTAAATATCTTGTTTCGGGAGACGTTATTGCTGGCGCTGCTGGGGTCGGTAGTCGGCATTGTCTTGACCTATGGAACGCAGTGGCTTATGAAACATGCGGTACCGGCAAGCCTGGTGCAGGAGACAGTGTATGACTGGTGGCCGATTGCGACTGGCATTGCGGTTGTGGGAGCGCTGTTGGGTGCGATCGTTCCTGGGGTCAAAGCGGTGAAGCAGGATGTAACGGAGGCTCTGTCGTATGAGTGA
- a CDS encoding ExbD/TolR family protein — protein sequence MGMGGGNTGGAVSEINVTPLIDVLLVLLIIFMVIVPVTPRGLETLVPQPPKEHHDEPENDRTIVVQVLSNGAAAPAYKINDNSFNKADLEPKLAEIFATRQEKVMFVKGDKDLDFSKVAEVIDFGHQAGVDNIGLITPRVEAGQ from the coding sequence ATGGGAATGGGTGGTGGAAATACTGGCGGAGCGGTTTCTGAGATCAACGTAACCCCGCTTATCGACGTTCTTCTGGTGTTGCTGATCATCTTCATGGTCATCGTGCCGGTGACTCCTCGAGGCCTGGAGACGCTGGTTCCCCAGCCGCCTAAGGAGCATCACGATGAGCCGGAGAATGACCGGACGATCGTCGTTCAGGTGCTGTCGAACGGAGCCGCAGCGCCGGCGTATAAGATCAACGATAACTCGTTCAACAAGGCTGATCTTGAGCCGAAGCTTGCCGAGATCTTTGCGACACGGCAAGAGAAGGTCATGTTCGTCAAGGGCGACAAGGATCTCGACTTCAGCAAGGTTGCTGAGGTCATCGACTTCGGTCACCAGGCTGGAGTAGACAATATCGGTCTCATCACGCCTCGAGTCGAAGCGGGACAGTAA
- a CDS encoding ExbD/TolR family protein: MGINKRDEGKKVNSNINVTPMVDVMLVLLIIFMVITPMLNNKVNVDLPKADAAVVMEDANKEDAVVVAVTRDGRTFLGGDQVTLDDLGPKIAAKLENKTSKEVFMRADIRANYGKVMDAVDGIRSAGVSQLGLLTERTDDSGATTTKK, translated from the coding sequence ATGGGTATCAATAAGCGGGATGAAGGCAAGAAGGTCAACTCCAACATCAACGTGACACCGATGGTGGACGTGATGCTTGTACTGTTGATCATCTTCATGGTCATCACTCCCATGCTGAACAACAAGGTCAACGTGGACCTGCCGAAGGCTGACGCCGCGGTGGTGATGGAAGATGCCAATAAGGAAGATGCTGTCGTTGTCGCTGTGACGCGCGATGGCAGGACATTTCTTGGCGGCGACCAGGTAACGCTCGATGACCTTGGCCCTAAGATCGCTGCAAAGCTGGAGAACAAGACCAGCAAAGAGGTCTTTATGCGCGCAGATATACGCGCTAACTACGGCAAGGTAATGGATGCGGTTGATGGAATCCGATCTGCTGGTGTAAGCCAGCTTGGCCTGCTGACCGAAAGAACAGACGACAGCGGAGCGACGACAACTAAGAAGTAG
- a CDS encoding MotA/TolQ/ExbB proton channel family protein produces MILAHLATTFAHVPASLALYFEEAQVSFSVMGLWSNMGWLARCVVILLFIMSIWSLAVIIDRALYFSAARKQSREFAPKVAGALKDGRLDEAIKVADRSKKSHLAEVVTAGLQEFRSFGSGGTITEEQVESSKRALERSEAIVHAKLKRGLGGLATIGSTAPFIGLFGTVVGILNAFQQIATQKTSGIGAVAGGISEALVTTAFGLLVAIPAVMTFNYFTGKVEAFDVEMDNSSSELVDYFIKQSHR; encoded by the coding sequence GTGATTCTCGCTCATCTCGCAACAACTTTCGCTCACGTTCCCGCTTCCCTCGCCCTGTACTTTGAAGAGGCGCAGGTTAGCTTCAGTGTTATGGGTCTCTGGTCCAACATGGGCTGGCTGGCTCGTTGCGTCGTCATTCTTCTTTTCATCATGTCGATCTGGTCGCTCGCTGTGATCATCGACCGGGCCCTTTACTTCTCCGCTGCTCGCAAGCAGTCCCGTGAGTTTGCCCCGAAGGTTGCAGGCGCGTTGAAGGATGGTCGTCTGGATGAGGCGATCAAGGTTGCAGATCGCTCCAAGAAGTCGCACCTTGCCGAGGTTGTGACGGCTGGCCTGCAGGAGTTCCGTAGCTTTGGTTCGGGTGGCACGATCACAGAGGAGCAGGTTGAGAGCTCCAAGCGTGCGCTCGAGCGCTCAGAAGCCATCGTTCATGCCAAGCTGAAGCGCGGTCTGGGCGGTCTCGCCACGATCGGTTCGACGGCACCCTTTATCGGACTGTTCGGTACCGTCGTCGGTATTTTGAACGCCTTCCAACAGATTGCAACCCAGAAGACCTCTGGTATCGGCGCCGTAGCCGGCGGTATCTCGGAAGCCCTCGTAACGACCGCTTTCGGTCTGCTCGTCGCTATCCCAGCCGTTATGACGTTCAACTACTTTACCGGTAAGGTTGAAGCGTTCGATGTCGAGATGGACAACAGCTCGAGCGAACTGGTCGACTACTTCATCAAGCAGAGCCACCGGTAA
- a CDS encoding energy transducer TonB encodes MFESSLMESGGQIKTKSKYWMIGTFIFNGAILATMILIPLLYPEALPKTAMTAMLTAPPPPPPPPPPPPPQQIVKPIKMVSEIDAGLHAPTKIPKDIKMLKEDAAPPPQVAGVAGMAGMGSGSGVPGGVMGGIGNAPTPVVKVAPPKGPQRVSSGVVAGNKLSGQNPVYPPIARAAHVSGAVVLHAVISKAGTIEKLEVVSGPEMLRSAAVSAVQGWRYKPYFLNGEPTEVDTQITVNFNFGGG; translated from the coding sequence ATGTTCGAATCCTCGTTGATGGAATCCGGTGGCCAGATCAAGACCAAGTCCAAGTATTGGATGATTGGGACCTTTATCTTCAATGGCGCGATCCTGGCAACCATGATCCTTATTCCGCTGCTGTATCCGGAGGCTTTGCCAAAGACGGCAATGACTGCGATGCTGACAGCGCCGCCTCCACCCCCTCCGCCTCCGCCTCCTCCGCCGCCGCAACAGATCGTGAAGCCGATCAAGATGGTGTCGGAGATCGACGCGGGTCTTCACGCTCCTACAAAGATTCCTAAAGACATCAAGATGCTGAAGGAAGATGCTGCACCTCCTCCGCAGGTGGCCGGCGTTGCCGGAATGGCCGGTATGGGTAGCGGAAGCGGCGTCCCAGGAGGCGTGATGGGTGGCATCGGCAATGCGCCGACCCCGGTTGTTAAAGTTGCTCCGCCGAAAGGCCCTCAGCGCGTCTCGAGCGGTGTCGTGGCTGGTAACAAGCTTTCGGGACAGAATCCTGTCTATCCGCCAATCGCAAGGGCTGCTCACGTCTCGGGTGCTGTGGTTCTGCACGCGGTGATCTCGAAGGCGGGCACTATTGAAAAACTCGAGGTTGTCAGCGGTCCAGAGATGCTTCGGTCTGCGGCGGTCTCGGCGGTTCAAGGGTGGCGGTACAAGCCATATTTTCTGAACGGCGAACCCACCGAGGTGGATACGCAGATCACTGTCAATTTCAACTTCGGCGGCGGCTAG
- the secF gene encoding protein translocase subunit SecF yields the protein MELFRTTNIDWLGKKWFFLGFSLIFSVLGVLSILFWHHIPLGVDFKGGTQVRVAFDKAPNEDHIRQAMDRAGVHDARIQRVSDPSGHAANKVIIALPESTATDQSHDAGRQSVESALNANYHDSRFTVEQVEIVGPTAGKQLQKQAWLATLYSLIGMLIYLWFRFELIYGVAAVVAVFHDTLITVGAFSLTNQEITLTVIAAILTLIGYSMNDTIVVFDRIRENLALSRRESLHDVVNRSINQTLSRTVISSGLTFLTVLSLYLFGGEVLHGFSFALVVGILIGTYSSIAVAAPMLVAYQDWRVSKGKSVTLPAGKRAKV from the coding sequence GTGGAACTGTTTCGTACAACGAATATCGATTGGCTCGGGAAGAAGTGGTTCTTCCTTGGGTTTTCCCTGATTTTTTCTGTTCTCGGAGTGTTGAGCATACTGTTCTGGCATCACATTCCACTGGGCGTCGACTTTAAAGGCGGGACCCAGGTGCGGGTGGCGTTCGACAAGGCGCCGAATGAGGATCATATTCGCCAGGCGATGGATCGCGCGGGTGTTCATGATGCGAGGATCCAGCGTGTGAGCGATCCCAGTGGACACGCGGCAAACAAGGTGATTATCGCTTTGCCTGAATCGACGGCGACCGATCAGTCGCACGATGCAGGACGGCAGAGTGTGGAGAGCGCTCTGAATGCCAACTATCATGATTCCCGCTTTACCGTGGAGCAGGTTGAGATTGTTGGTCCTACGGCAGGTAAGCAGCTACAGAAGCAGGCTTGGCTTGCGACGCTGTACTCGCTGATTGGAATGCTGATCTATCTCTGGTTCCGGTTTGAGCTGATTTATGGTGTTGCGGCGGTCGTGGCGGTGTTTCACGACACGCTGATCACCGTGGGTGCGTTCAGTTTGACGAACCAGGAGATAACCCTTACGGTTATTGCTGCCATCCTAACCCTGATTGGTTATTCGATGAACGACACCATCGTCGTCTTCGATCGTATCCGCGAGAATCTGGCGCTGTCGCGGAGAGAGTCGTTGCATGATGTCGTCAATCGGAGCATCAATCAGACGCTGAGTCGAACGGTGATCTCGTCGGGTCTGACGTTCTTGACGGTGCTGTCGTTGTACTTGTTTGGCGGCGAGGTGCTACACGGGTTCTCCTTCGCACTGGTCGTTGGAATTTTGATCGGAACTTATTCGTCGATCGCTGTGGCGGCGCCGATGCTGGTGGCGTATCAGGACTGGCGGGTGAGCAAGGGCAAGTCGGTGACGTTACCTGCGGGTAAGCGCGCCAAGGTGTAG
- the secD gene encoding protein translocase subunit SecD — translation MGKNLAGKSAFIVAVLVIFCFGIVGIPHGGLTQSIKDRIHLGLDLKGGTHLVLEVHVAEAVASATDRDVARLEADLQKAGVTGATVGKTDPSRPQTIIVSGIPAAKLSDARGVLQGSDYGNYDVVTTADGNSTLTMKLGAVRDLETRTLDTSIETIRERIDKLGVSEPVIQKYGLGENQILVELPGVDDPARVEEIIQSTAKLSIHAVTGGPYETDQSALAANNGIIPPDSMLVHGTGSAGAPDQIWLLKRVSEVEGTDFRDAQPGQDQNGRPNIRFNLTTEAGNRFYNYTQAHTASSATPGSMAIVLDNKVREVAGIQSAIRDSGEITGAFTQQQANDLSLMLRTGALPASISYLETRTVGPSLGAASIHQGIVAAIAGMLAVMIFMLIYYRGAGINADLALILNLVILLGFMGYTGSTLTLPGIAGVILTIGMGVDSNVLIFERIREELRAGKTAAAAVQQGFAHAWVTIIDTHVTTIVSAMILFLFGSGPVRGFAITLAFGLFANLFTAVLVSRVIFDAILQKKERGAALSI, via the coding sequence ATGGGCAAGAATCTGGCCGGTAAATCGGCATTCATCGTTGCGGTACTGGTGATCTTCTGCTTCGGCATCGTGGGCATTCCACATGGCGGGCTCACGCAGTCGATCAAAGATCGTATCCACCTGGGGCTCGACCTTAAGGGCGGGACACACCTTGTGCTCGAAGTACATGTGGCTGAGGCAGTTGCTTCGGCTACGGATCGGGATGTGGCGAGGCTTGAGGCCGATCTGCAGAAGGCCGGAGTGACCGGTGCGACTGTGGGTAAGACGGATCCGTCGCGGCCGCAGACAATTATCGTTTCGGGGATTCCTGCTGCGAAGCTGAGCGACGCACGCGGTGTGCTGCAGGGCAGCGACTACGGGAACTACGATGTGGTGACTACTGCCGATGGAAACTCAACGCTGACGATGAAGTTGGGTGCGGTGCGTGACCTGGAGACGAGGACGCTGGATACGTCGATCGAGACGATCCGCGAGCGCATCGACAAACTGGGCGTCAGTGAGCCGGTGATTCAGAAGTATGGGCTAGGCGAGAACCAGATTCTGGTGGAGCTGCCGGGTGTCGATGATCCGGCGCGAGTGGAAGAGATTATTCAGTCGACCGCTAAGCTGTCGATCCACGCGGTCACCGGTGGCCCTTACGAGACGGATCAGTCTGCGTTGGCGGCGAATAACGGGATAATTCCTCCCGACTCGATGCTGGTGCACGGTACGGGTTCGGCGGGCGCGCCGGATCAGATCTGGTTGCTGAAGCGAGTGAGCGAAGTGGAAGGAACGGACTTCCGCGATGCGCAGCCGGGACAGGATCAGAACGGACGGCCGAATATCCGCTTCAACCTGACAACTGAGGCTGGGAATCGGTTCTATAACTACACGCAGGCGCATACGGCGTCGAGCGCAACGCCGGGTTCGATGGCGATTGTGTTGGATAACAAGGTTCGCGAGGTCGCAGGGATTCAGTCGGCGATCCGCGATAGTGGCGAGATTACCGGTGCGTTTACGCAGCAGCAGGCGAACGACCTTTCTCTGATGTTGCGCACGGGGGCGCTGCCGGCTTCGATCTCTTACCTTGAGACACGGACGGTTGGGCCGAGCCTGGGTGCCGCTTCGATTCATCAGGGCATCGTCGCGGCGATTGCCGGCATGCTGGCCGTCATGATCTTCATGCTGATTTACTACCGTGGGGCGGGGATTAACGCTGATCTGGCGCTGATTCTTAACCTGGTGATCCTGCTTGGGTTCATGGGATATACCGGATCGACGTTGACGCTGCCAGGAATTGCAGGCGTGATCCTGACCATTGGTATGGGCGTGGACTCGAATGTGCTGATCTTCGAGCGCATCCGTGAAGAGCTTAGGGCCGGCAAAACGGCAGCGGCGGCTGTGCAGCAGGGGTTTGCGCATGCGTGGGTGACGATCATCGATACCCACGTGACGACGATTGTTTCGGCGATGATCCTGTTCCTGTTTGGTTCGGGTCCGGTGCGCGGGTTCGCGATAACGCTGGCCTTCGGTCTATTCGCCAACCTGTTTACCGCGGTGCTGGTGTCGCGTGTGATCTTCGACGCAATCCTTCAGAAGAAGGAACGCGGCGCTGCGCTGTCTATTTAG
- the yajC gene encoding preprotein translocase subunit YajC yields the protein MFAMWLQLAAGGLGNLGSLALPILFFVVLYFLMIAPNQRKQKKWQEMLGQLKTGDRVTTNGGIRGTVLSVKDDVVILRVQPDGVKLEFVKSAIAAVTTDEQAA from the coding sequence ATGTTTGCAATGTGGTTGCAGCTTGCGGCGGGCGGACTGGGTAATCTTGGCAGTCTCGCACTGCCGATCCTGTTCTTTGTGGTGCTTTATTTTTTGATGATCGCGCCGAACCAGAGGAAGCAGAAAAAGTGGCAGGAGATGCTGGGGCAGTTGAAGACCGGCGACCGCGTGACCACCAATGGCGGTATTCGCGGTACGGTGCTGTCCGTGAAGGACGATGTGGTTATCCTGCGGGTTCAGCCGGATGGGGTGAAGCTTGAGTTCGTCAAGAGCGCGATTGCGGCGGTGACGACGGACGAACAGGCTGCCTGA
- a CDS encoding MmcQ/YjbR family DNA-binding protein yields the protein MQKTVYEIAICGHGGELLRAAGVSCWGRFEGWRVTAKDYRRIALSLPGASEGSHQGHPDFRVGGKIFCTLAYEKEGFGVLKLSLEEQAGLVEDAPEVFSPVPGGWGRMGMTRVKLDAVSADVLEGALKMAWKRRLAK from the coding sequence GTGCAGAAGACAGTTTATGAGATTGCGATCTGCGGCCATGGTGGTGAATTGTTGCGGGCGGCGGGCGTAAGCTGTTGGGGTCGTTTCGAGGGATGGCGCGTGACAGCAAAAGACTATCGACGGATTGCGTTGAGCTTACCGGGAGCTTCGGAGGGGTCGCACCAGGGGCATCCCGACTTTCGGGTGGGTGGGAAGATCTTTTGTACTCTTGCCTATGAAAAGGAAGGGTTTGGCGTTCTGAAGTTGAGCCTGGAGGAGCAGGCAGGGCTGGTGGAGGATGCGCCGGAGGTGTTTTCGCCGGTTCCGGGTGGCTGGGGGCGGATGGGAATGACTCGGGTGAAGCTGGATGCTGTCAGCGCGGATGTGTTGGAAGGGGCGTTGAAGATGGCCTGGAAGCGACGCTTGGCCAAGTGA
- a CDS encoding heme-degrading domain-containing protein, which produces MPIPEDLAAIARQEAELHFSTFDYDTAWRLGQSLRELATSRNQSLVIDIHRFGQPHQALFYTALAGTTPDNPRWVQRKSNVVARFHRSSYAIGLSLEQTSRTFSERYNLPDADYAAHGGSFPIHVAGTGIIGCITVSGLPQREDHNLVVEALCLELKQNHDSLRLR; this is translated from the coding sequence ATGCCCATCCCCGAAGACCTCGCCGCCATCGCTCGCCAGGAAGCAGAACTCCACTTCTCCACCTTTGACTACGACACCGCCTGGCGTCTCGGCCAAAGCCTCCGCGAACTAGCCACCTCCCGCAACCAATCCCTCGTCATCGATATCCACCGCTTCGGCCAACCCCACCAGGCTCTCTTCTACACCGCCCTCGCCGGCACCACGCCCGACAATCCCCGCTGGGTGCAGCGAAAATCGAACGTAGTTGCCCGCTTCCATCGCAGCTCCTACGCCATCGGCCTCTCACTAGAGCAAACCAGCCGCACCTTCAGCGAACGCTACAACCTGCCCGACGCCGACTACGCCGCTCACGGCGGCAGCTTCCCCATCCACGTCGCCGGCACCGGCATCATCGGCTGCATCACCGTCTCCGGCCTGCCCCAGCGCGAAGATCACAACCTCGTCGTCGAGGCACTCTGCCTCGAACTGAAGCAAAACCACGACTCTCTTCGCCTCCGCTAA